The window CGGTCCAGCGAGAAGGTGTCGCGGGTGGTGGCGTAACCCCCGCCGCCGCCCAGCCGGCCCACCAGGTCCAGCCGGGCAGTGTCAATGTGCCAGCGCGCCGCGTCCTGGACGGCGTCACTGCGCAGGGTCAGGCCCAGCACCTCGCCCAGAATGATGCGGGTGCGCCCGATGGTCAGGGTCTGCACCTCGCGGCATTCCAGCGCGGCCGGGGCCGCCTGCACACGCGGCGTGGGCACCTGCCGCCCCGGCTCCAGGGCAATGCCCAGGGCGCCGGGTTCGGCGTGCCCATACGGAAAATCGGTGGCGGTGGCGTTCATCAGGGGCGCTAAGTCGGCGCTGACCAGATTGACGGTAAAGGCGCCGCCAGCGCCGATGTTGCGGGCCGTGTCCTTGGGGGTGCCGTCTGAGCGGTCTCCTGGCGCAAAGGCCACCACGGGCGGGTCCGACCCCATCAGGCCAAAAAAGGAGTAGGGGGCCAGGTTGACGTGACCGTCTTCCCCCAGCGTGCAGACCCAGGCAATCGGCCGGGGCACCACCGTGGCGGTCAGGAGCTTGTAGCGGGCCGCCGCTGGCAGCGCGCCGAGATCGAAATGCGTCATGGGAGAGGGAGAGAACGCCATGCGTCAGCCTAGAGCAGGGCTCCAAGGGCCATGGCCAGCACAGAGGGTCGCCACGCCACACCCTGCTCTGTGCCGCAGCGGGGCCAATTCAAGAGGTCGCGTCCCACAGTGGGCAAAGCGCCAAAAGCGCTTCAGGTCCGCCACGACCTCCTTTGTTCTCTCCTCACTTCGCTCGCTTCCGCTGGCAATGAGCGGCGAGCGCCTTAACCGCGCCCTTCTCTCCTTTCCTGTTCTGGCTCTGGCGTTAGCATGCGCCTATGACCCTGCCCGAAGCGGCCACCTACCGCGAGGCCTAC of the Deinococcus betulae genome contains:
- a CDS encoding flavin reductase family protein, encoding MAFSPSPMTHFDLGALPAAARYKLLTATVVPRPIAWVCTLGEDGHVNLAPYSFFGLMGSDPPVVAFAPGDRSDGTPKDTARNIGAGGAFTVNLVSADLAPLMNATATDFPYGHAEPGALGIALEPGRQVPTPRVQAAPAALECREVQTLTIGRTRIILGEVLGLTLRSDAVQDAARWHIDTARLDLVGRLGGGGGYATTRDTFSLDRVSFEAWQAGQDREG